Proteins encoded within one genomic window of Thermodesulfobium sp. 4217-1:
- a CDS encoding sulfite exporter TauE/SafE family protein, with protein sequence MDLFNVHAQSSVLMTLVLAYLLGVVHGITPDEHTWPITFSYSIGSYSAKKGFFIGLAFSLAFSLQRAIASELAYFSLISFMSKPYVDYIVYAVIGVAMVLGGLYIFNFNDVFHIHLGKIDNIHHKEALSGKFIDLRHKKTTYKMAIIHGFIAGWGFGAFALILYTILAPSMPNAYVAWLPGFVFGLGTTTVQILAGALFGILGKRLNLPESVSQHIARLTAARTLILGGVLFSLSGIIGLIDPKLLSFNIVTPIKVHNLHNLNIGFFLVIAVVLGIGITTFLVETIKYRKIYKTI encoded by the coding sequence ATGGATTTATTTAATGTTCATGCTCAGTCAAGCGTTTTAATGACATTAGTTTTGGCTTATTTGTTAGGCGTCGTTCATGGTATTACGCCAGACGAGCATACCTGGCCTATTACCTTTAGCTATTCAATTGGTAGTTATTCGGCTAAGAAGGGCTTTTTTATAGGGTTAGCCTTTTCTTTAGCGTTTAGCCTCCAAAGAGCTATAGCAAGCGAGCTTGCATATTTTTCTTTAATAAGTTTTATGTCGAAACCTTATGTTGATTATATAGTTTATGCCGTTATAGGAGTCGCAATGGTTCTTGGTGGTCTTTATATCTTCAATTTTAACGATGTCTTTCATATACATCTTGGCAAGATTGACAATATACATCACAAAGAAGCATTGTCTGGCAAATTTATCGACTTACGACATAAGAAAACTACCTATAAAATGGCTATAATTCATGGATTTATCGCGGGTTGGGGTTTTGGGGCTTTTGCGCTAATTCTTTACACGATTCTTGCTCCATCAATGCCAAATGCTTATGTTGCATGGTTGCCTGGGTTTGTTTTCGGCCTTGGCACTACTACTGTTCAGATTTTAGCTGGTGCACTCTTTGGGATTTTAGGGAAAAGATTAAACTTACCTGAAAGTGTAAGTCAACACATAGCAAGACTTACTGCGGCAAGGACGCTTATCTTGGGCGGAGTATTATTTTCTTTATCTGGCATTATAGGTTTAATTGATCCAAAACTCTTGTCATTTAACATTGTAACGCCTATTAAGGTTCACAATTTGCATAACTTAAATATAGGCTTTTTCTTGGTTATTGCCGTAGTTTTGGGTATTGGGATAACAACGTTTTTAGTAGAAACTATAAAATATAGAAAAATTTACAAAACAATTTAG